One region of Neisseria mucosa genomic DNA includes:
- a CDS encoding putative heme utilization radical SAM enzyme HutW has protein sequence MEQQLVWTPRQSAPKAFPERQALMPIWGGIPIPRPQWQNIWRQQLPHAADSDALAYLHIPFCANHCVFCGFYRNAWKESYSSVYTDKIIEEMAAEAEIRQGNGKIRAVYFGGGTPTALQTQDLARLIRACYQYLPIADDCEFTIEGRMSHFDIEKAQACVEAGANRISIGVQTFDTAIRRRLGRKHGGDEAFAYLEKLCEINAVIVVDLMFGLPNQTDAVWQNDLERATALPLSGLDTYAFNLYPMLPINRMVEKGAFPAPPGFDVQADQYAYSVETLAQKGWNQVSNSHFAYPGRGERNRYNTLVKSNIPCWAFGSGAGGNLGGFSYQVQGDLDSYLATPKGEKNIAFMSGHSPNKTLLGQVQHDMETGRLNPSLFDGNAAAQKLIAQWQAMQLFEEQGSDGLIRLNTSGRYWSPTLIRKLMLTLPTQEKDQTMQKLSSEQQIMLRQSLEKNPGQVLEMLAAQNQCSFEDVIRCLPENCIRQTEGSRIVEILQAVAAWDEAVTFIAHTPDAIVEVTGKLPGGKVGRGFYNFDHPETDGGVHGHIYYENCAAIYLLERPFMGKDTCSLNFINRNGGAMFKIFVGRDEAGELKQHQIEAMRKLFAAA, from the coding sequence ATGGAACAGCAGCTTGTTTGGACACCGCGCCAATCCGCGCCCAAAGCCTTTCCCGAACGGCAGGCGTTGATGCCGATATGGGGCGGCATACCGATTCCCCGTCCGCAATGGCAAAATATTTGGCGGCAGCAGCTCCCCCATGCCGCCGATTCCGACGCGCTCGCCTATCTGCACATCCCCTTCTGCGCTAACCACTGCGTGTTCTGCGGCTTCTACCGCAACGCGTGGAAAGAGAGTTACAGCAGCGTTTACACCGACAAAATCATCGAAGAAATGGCGGCGGAAGCCGAAATCCGCCAAGGCAACGGTAAAATCCGCGCCGTCTATTTCGGCGGCGGCACGCCCACCGCGCTGCAAACCCAAGACCTAGCCAGACTCATCCGCGCCTGTTACCAATACCTGCCGATTGCCGACGACTGCGAGTTCACCATCGAAGGCCGCATGAGCCATTTCGACATCGAAAAAGCCCAAGCCTGCGTCGAAGCGGGTGCCAACCGCATTTCCATCGGCGTGCAAACTTTCGACACCGCCATCCGCCGCCGCCTCGGCCGCAAACACGGCGGAGACGAAGCCTTTGCTTATCTGGAAAAACTGTGTGAAATCAATGCCGTTATCGTTGTCGATTTGATGTTCGGCCTGCCCAACCAAACCGACGCCGTCTGGCAAAACGACCTCGAACGCGCCACCGCCCTGCCTTTGTCCGGACTCGACACCTACGCCTTCAATCTCTATCCCATGCTGCCCATCAACCGCATGGTGGAAAAAGGCGCATTTCCCGCCCCGCCGGGTTTCGACGTTCAGGCAGACCAATACGCCTACTCCGTCGAAACGCTGGCGCAAAAAGGCTGGAACCAAGTCAGCAACAGCCATTTCGCCTATCCCGGCCGCGGCGAACGCAACCGCTACAACACACTGGTCAAATCCAATATCCCCTGCTGGGCGTTCGGCTCCGGCGCAGGCGGCAACCTCGGCGGCTTCAGCTATCAGGTGCAGGGCGATTTAGACAGCTACCTCGCCACCCCGAAAGGCGAAAAAAACATCGCCTTCATGAGCGGCCACAGCCCGAACAAAACCCTGCTCGGACAAGTGCAGCACGACATGGAAACAGGTCGTCTGAATCCCTCGCTATTTGACGGCAACGCCGCCGCGCAGAAGCTGATTGCCCAATGGCAGGCAATGCAGCTCTTTGAAGAACAAGGTTCAGACGGCCTCATCCGCCTGAACACCAGCGGCCGCTACTGGTCGCCCACCCTCATCCGCAAACTCATGCTCACCCTTCCGACTCAAGAAAAGGATCAAACCATGCAAAAACTTTCATCCGAACAACAAATCATGTTGCGCCAATCATTGGAAAAAAATCCCGGCCAAGTGCTCGAAATGCTCGCCGCGCAAAACCAATGCAGCTTTGAAGACGTCATCCGCTGCCTGCCCGAAAACTGCATCCGCCAAACCGAAGGCAGCCGCATCGTCGAAATCCTCCAAGCCGTCGCCGCTTGGGACGAAGCCGTCACCTTCATCGCCCACACCCCCGACGCCATCGTCGAAGTTACCGGCAAACTGCCCGGCGGCAAAGTCGGTCGCGGCTTCTACAACTTCGACCACCCCGAAACCGACGGCGGCGTACACGGTCATATCTATTACGAAAACTGCGCCGCCATCTACCTTTTAGAGCGTCCGTTTATGGGCAAAGACACCTGCTCGCTCAACTTCATCAACCGCAACGGCGGCGCCATGTTCAAAATCTTCGTCGGACGCGACGAAGCAGGCGAACTCAAACAA